A section of the Rhodothermus sp. genome encodes:
- a CDS encoding cation transporter, which produces MDTTAWLVTLIGLAAMAWVIWYFWLSEPKTSPPANQPELSAMKTQETFQIEGMSCQHCVKAVTTALQKLPGVDVQSVEIGRATVVYDPAQISRDQLKAAIEAEGYTVTS; this is translated from the coding sequence ATGGACACCACCGCGTGGCTCGTTACGCTGATCGGCCTGGCCGCCATGGCCTGGGTTATCTGGTACTTCTGGCTCTCCGAGCCAAAAACATCACCACCTGCCAACCAACCGGAACTATCTGCCATGAAAACACAGGAGACGTTTCAGATTGAAGGCATGAGCTGTCAGCACTGCGTAAAAGCCGTGACCACTGCCTTGCAGAAGCTACCGGGCGTTGACGTGCAGTCCGTGGAAATCGGACGGGCTACCGTTGTCTATGACCCGGCTCAGATCAGCCGAGATCAGCTTAAAGCTGCTATCGAAGCAGAAGGGTATACCGTGACCTCCTGA
- a CDS encoding heavy metal translocating P-type ATPase, whose amino-acid sequence MERTPTPEPLIDQTTPEAEMAWRLPVEGMECAACAVRIERRLRNVPGVRQASVNYATGEAAVTVDPEAVGLERLIAAVEDAGYGVRTETLRVPLRRMPSEDELVRLFSRTNGVLTWEVFEKDGVPLLHLRYVPVVADPLALQQQLVAAGLLTASERQTVPTDREALRREREVHYRDAQRRFWIAAGLSLPVVVLAMWPGAHELPGANWIQWLLTTPVVFWSGRPFFTGAWRAFRHHAADMNTLVAIGVGAAYVYSTVATFLPGLFEAAGREPEVYFEAAAVIVTLILLGRLLEARARARTSAAIEKLLDLQPPRARVERNGRLAEVPVEAVRVGERVIVRPGEKIPVDGIIEEGTAAVDESMITGESIPVDKKPGDSVIGGTVNQSGALVIRVTRVGRDTVLQQIVRLVEEAQARKAPIQRLADRVAGIFVPVVLLVAIATFVLWFDFGPEPRLTHALLTFVSVLIIACPCALGLATPTAILVATGRAAQLGVLFKGGDALERLRQVDLVVFDKTGTLTEGRPRLARIVSLNGYDADRLLALAAAVEQRSEHPLARAIVEAAEMRGLPLMPVRDFAAQAGLGVTARVDGRLVQLGRPAFLEAQGIPVPEAEATALAREGHTVVAVAVDGQPAGLLALADTIRPSAQTAIQALHHMGRRVAMITGDSETAARAVARRLGIDEVRANVLPQDKARAVATFQTEGHVVAMVGDGINDAPALAQADVGIAMGSGTDIAIEAGDVTLMRPDLRAVVDAFRLSARTLRTIKQNLFFAFIYNVLGIPIAAGVLYPFTGLLLNPMIAAAAMALSSVSVVTNSLRLRRFQPEPLR is encoded by the coding sequence ATGGAACGTACCCCGACACCGGAGCCATTGATCGACCAGACCACGCCTGAAGCCGAAATGGCATGGCGCCTGCCTGTCGAAGGCATGGAGTGCGCGGCCTGTGCTGTACGCATCGAACGGCGGCTGCGCAACGTGCCGGGTGTACGTCAGGCCAGTGTGAACTACGCCACGGGCGAAGCAGCCGTCACTGTCGATCCAGAGGCCGTAGGTCTGGAGCGACTTATAGCAGCCGTTGAAGATGCCGGCTATGGTGTCCGTACCGAAACGCTACGCGTGCCCCTGCGGCGCATGCCTTCGGAGGATGAACTGGTCCGGCTCTTTAGCCGCACCAACGGCGTCCTGACGTGGGAGGTGTTTGAAAAAGACGGGGTACCTCTGCTGCACCTGCGCTACGTGCCCGTGGTGGCCGACCCTCTGGCCCTGCAGCAGCAGCTCGTAGCGGCCGGTTTGCTGACAGCGAGCGAACGTCAGACGGTGCCGACCGACCGCGAGGCACTGCGTCGCGAACGTGAAGTGCATTATCGGGATGCTCAGCGGCGTTTCTGGATTGCGGCGGGGTTAAGTTTGCCCGTGGTTGTGCTGGCCATGTGGCCAGGTGCTCATGAACTGCCTGGGGCTAACTGGATTCAGTGGCTGCTGACTACCCCTGTGGTCTTCTGGTCGGGCCGTCCGTTTTTTACCGGTGCCTGGCGTGCCTTCCGTCACCATGCCGCCGATATGAACACGCTGGTGGCCATCGGCGTAGGCGCGGCGTATGTGTACAGCACGGTGGCCACCTTCTTGCCCGGCCTCTTTGAAGCAGCCGGACGTGAACCTGAAGTCTATTTCGAGGCCGCTGCAGTAATTGTTACACTCATTCTGCTGGGCCGTTTGCTCGAAGCGCGAGCCCGTGCCCGCACCAGCGCCGCCATCGAAAAGCTACTGGATCTACAACCTCCTCGGGCTCGCGTGGAACGCAACGGCCGCCTGGCGGAAGTACCCGTCGAAGCCGTCCGCGTGGGTGAGCGTGTGATCGTTCGGCCCGGCGAAAAGATTCCGGTGGACGGCATCATTGAGGAAGGGACGGCGGCCGTTGATGAAAGCATGATCACGGGCGAATCGATTCCGGTCGATAAAAAGCCCGGCGATTCCGTCATCGGCGGCACGGTGAACCAGAGTGGAGCGCTGGTCATTCGCGTCACGCGCGTTGGACGCGATACGGTGCTGCAGCAGATCGTGCGCCTCGTTGAAGAAGCGCAGGCCCGCAAGGCGCCTATTCAGCGCCTGGCCGATCGCGTCGCCGGGATCTTTGTGCCCGTGGTGCTGCTGGTAGCTATTGCCACGTTCGTGCTCTGGTTCGACTTCGGTCCGGAGCCGCGCCTGACGCACGCGCTGCTCACGTTTGTCTCGGTGCTGATCATTGCCTGCCCATGTGCGCTGGGACTTGCCACGCCCACTGCCATCCTGGTAGCCACGGGGCGGGCGGCCCAGCTCGGCGTGCTCTTCAAAGGCGGCGATGCACTGGAACGCCTGCGCCAGGTCGATCTGGTCGTCTTCGACAAAACCGGCACGCTTACCGAAGGCCGGCCGCGCTTAGCACGTATCGTATCGCTGAACGGGTATGACGCAGACCGACTGCTGGCCCTGGCGGCAGCTGTTGAACAACGTTCGGAGCATCCGCTGGCCCGGGCTATTGTCGAGGCCGCCGAAATGCGCGGGCTACCCCTGATGCCTGTGCGCGATTTTGCGGCGCAGGCCGGACTGGGCGTCACAGCCCGTGTGGATGGACGGCTCGTGCAGCTCGGGCGCCCGGCTTTTCTGGAGGCCCAGGGCATTCCCGTACCCGAAGCGGAAGCAACAGCGCTGGCTCGCGAAGGGCATACGGTGGTGGCCGTGGCCGTTGATGGCCAGCCAGCCGGCCTGCTGGCCCTCGCCGATACAATCCGACCCTCGGCCCAAACAGCCATCCAGGCCCTGCACCACATGGGCCGCCGTGTGGCTATGATCACCGGCGACAGCGAAACCGCTGCCCGAGCTGTCGCCCGCCGGCTGGGTATTGATGAGGTGCGGGCCAATGTACTACCCCAGGACAAAGCCCGGGCCGTGGCCACCTTCCAGACTGAAGGTCACGTCGTAGCCATGGTCGGTGACGGCATCAATGATGCTCCGGCGCTGGCGCAGGCCGACGTGGGCATCGCTATGGGCTCCGGGACCGACATCGCCATCGAAGCAGGCGACGTCACGCTCATGCGGCCGGACCTACGGGCCGTCGTCGATGCCTTCCGGCTGTCGGCTCGCACGCTTCGCACTATCAAACAGAACCTGTTCTTTGCCTTTATCTACAATGTGCTGGGCATTCCGATCGCGGCCGGTGTGCTGTACCCATTTACCGGCCTGTTGCTCAACCCCATGATTGCCGCAGCCGCCATGGCGCTTTCAAGTGTCTCGGTAGTCACCAACAGCCTGCGGCTACGACGCTTTCAACCAGAACCGCTGCGTTGA